One stretch of Prunus persica cultivar Lovell chromosome G1, Prunus_persica_NCBIv2, whole genome shotgun sequence DNA includes these proteins:
- the LOC18788870 gene encoding transcription factor IBH1 — MTNITTTGVTLNIKSCRTKFAHRFVRSLLQIRNHAPPSSSSSSEEKLIQKRRQRIKIAAYLSMAHAVGPRMNWSRALLFKLRNRACRHRKKKRIVVIRRKTKKASRSSQGSVPVDQAKKLRRLVPGAKSMDLCSLLEETAHYITCLSTQIKVMQALADHLSK, encoded by the coding sequence ATGACTAATATAACTACAACCGGTGTCACCTTAAACATCAAATCCTGCAGAACCAAGTTTGCTCATAGATTTGTTCGATCCCTCTTGCAAATCAGAAACCATGCTCCGCCCAGTTCATCGTCGTCTTCAGAGGAAAAACTGATCCAAAAGCGCAGGCAAAGAATAAAGATAGCAGCTTATTTATCCATGGCTCATGCTGTTGGGCCAAGGATGAACTGGAGCAGGGCTCTTCTCTTTAAGCTTCGAAACCGGGCCTGCAGGCACCGTAAGAAGAAAAGGATTGTTGTGATCAGAAGGAAGACTAAAAAGGCCTCAAGATCATCACAGGGATCGGTTCCTGTGGATCAAGCAAAAAAGCTTCGGCGGCTCGTTCCTGGGGCCAAGTCCATGGATTTGTGCAGCTTGCTGGAGGAAACTGCTCACTACATAACATGCCTTTCCACGCAGATTAAGGTGATGCAGGCTTTAGCTGATCATCTTTCTAAATGA